A single region of the Nicotiana sylvestris chromosome 6, ASM39365v2, whole genome shotgun sequence genome encodes:
- the LOC138871829 gene encoding uncharacterized protein, with product MEVVEAANKNIKKILRKMEAELSDAEWIRSRYEQLALIDGKRMNVVCHDQLYQNRMSRAFNKRVKPRQFMSGQLVLKKIFPHQDEAREKFSPNWQDLYMVHGVLTGGAPILAEMDREIWPKPINSDAVKRYYA from the exons acaaaaacatcaagaagatactaaggaagatg gaagctgaacttagCGATGCGgagtggataaggagccgctatgaacaattggcccttatcgatggaaagagaatgaacgtagtgtgtcacgaccaactttatcagaatagaatgtccagagctttcaacaaaagagtcaaaccaaggcaatttatGTCAGGACAGTTGGtgctaaagaagattttcccacaccaagatgaagccagagagaaattctctcccaattggcaagaTCTATACATGGTTCACGGGGTGCTAACTGGAGGAGCAcccatacttgcagaaatggacagagaaatatggccaaaaccaatcaattcagacgcagtcaagagatactatgcttag